In Cryptomeria japonica chromosome 5, Sugi_1.0, whole genome shotgun sequence, the genomic window TTTATAGGGattttgtattttattcataatgatGTATTTGGTTTAGTGGATGtaacatctcaaaaaatctttcTATATGTATATTTTGTTGCTAAATTCTCTAGAAAATTATGGTGTCTTTTCTTGGGCACAAACTTTAGGTCTTTGCAAATTTTAGTGAGTGAGGCTATTGTTTAGCACTAGACATGGAGGAAGAGAAAGGTATTAATGGTAGCCAATGGTGGATGATTTTTTTCAATAGAGTTAAATGAATTTTATGTTGTTAAATTGAGTAGGCTAATAGAATTGTAAGCTTCTCCCAAAATttgtaaaataaaaaaatgttaatttaatattCAATTAATAATTGAAAGCTCAAAGTTATGTCATCTTATAAGATAGATTTTTATAAAAACATAATTTAAGTGTTCCTTATGAACTTTCATTTGAGTTTACAATATCTTCTCGCTTGACTAATTCTATCTAAAAATAGATCCAAGCTCTAACTTTTCTAGCTAGAAGTGTCAACTACATTGTCATTGTTAGACAAAaaaaattgagagggggtgaaccaatatttaattatttttaaaataaattaccacattcatcacattaaaaaaatattatcaataaaaATGTAAGTAATGAACACAATACTAGATTACATGGAAACCTaaactagaaaaatgatgatgaaaatagTTTCTTGGATCAAGAATCCAGATCTAGCCTCACAAATAATATAGCACTTAAAAGCTTGTATGGACACCAACCTATGGAAGACACCAATCCCCtcaactgagcaccaactcaatccTTATACACCAACTCAAATCCAGAGACTCCAACCTCGATTACAATGAAAGATATAGGAATAATAAAGAGTTTGTCATGCAAAACTTCAAAATCAATCTTATTTACTCTATACTACTCACAGTGTGATAATATAATATAGAGTTATATTAAAATATTGATAATATAATATAGAGTTATATTAAAATATTGTTGAGTTTAATATTAAGAAGCATTTAAAAAGACTATGCATCCATCTCTTTCAAAATATGGAACGGGATAAAGTGTGTGGTAATaactaatttaaaaatttaatgtaTCATAAAAGGATGGCATGTAATTTTAAAGTATGATAAAAATGATGGCATATAATTTTAATGTATGGTTATTTCTTTTTAaggtttttgttttatgttttccattaatatttagatttcattgtcattttttattttttattttgtgatgtctaaaaagttaattttaaattaaaatcaaaatttataagattaccattatatataaaataattaaaatttagttatgattttttaaataattatatagaTTGAGTTACAATTATAActatataatttttataaaattaaaatacagtCATATTTAGTTAgaatatatttcattaatttaaCCAAGACTCACATTTTTTAgaatttaaattatataaacaaattattagaaaattattaaattttaagattgaaacaaataaaatataaaatgtaatttattaattattattttaaaaattacaataattacaaaataataattaatatttaatcaaatatattataattataattttaactaataaatatttaaaatagtttttaatttgtattattataattaaaataattaaataatgaatttCAGATGTAAATGAGACTCATCCCATGTTACATATTTTTAGGTACATGTACATATTTTTCGTGCGTCCTACCCCTCGTCGTTGAAGATAGCTTTGTCAATTTCTTTAATATTACAACTGTAAAAAGCACCCGTAGTTATCAGATTTATGGCAGTTAAAATGTCTCACAAGATGACCTTCGAATTAAATTTAACGTAGACTTTGTATTATGATTATATCTAGAAACTTCATATCTTATGTAGTTTATGTTTTGATTACTTTCTGATATTCTTTTGTCACAATATGGTTGTTTATCATAGAGTtaatataattcaaaattatttatttctattttttatttaatataaatatatatattattataacatAGACATATATATTAACATAGACATATTTATTAACAAAGACATGTATATTAAGGTACCTCAGATTTTTCCGGCTTTCTTCCACGCGTTTGGTCATCTCTTGCCTCCATCATCGACGCCCTCATACCAAGATAAAGCGCCTCAGCTTCTCACATTTTTCCTTCTATATTCAACGTGGTTTCGTCCGCAAGTTGCAGCCACTCAATCTGCCTTCGGTTCTGCTTATTTTATCAACAAACCACTGTCTACTTTAGGTCATTTCTCAACACCAGGCCTACCTTCGTCCTGCTTCGATTGATTTCCTTTCATTGTTTCTCATTTTTGAGTCCGATCTGCTTCAATGGCGTCTACTTCAAAGGCATCTACTTCTGACACTGGAAGTAAGGGCGCTTTTGATGGGATCGCACCGTCTGCGTCGATTTCTGCCTCAAAACGCACGCAAAAACCGTGCTACGATGTATTCATCAATCATCGTGGACCAGACGTCAAACACACCTTAGCTACTGCTCTCTATAGCATCCTTAGTGGTATTTCACTCTCAGTTTTTTTGGATTCACAAGAGTCGGAATATGGTGATTTTTTGCCCCGAACAATAGAAGCAGCCATGACCAGCGCTTTGATTCATATAGCTATTTTCTCCAAGGGCTATGCAGACTCACCCAGGTGTTTGGCAGAGCTCTCATTTATGCTTAAGTCCGGTGCCACAATTATTCCTATTTTCTACCATGTAGACCCCGGTACAGATCTCAGAAGGGTGGATAAGGGTAAGGGAATGTATGTTCAGGCCTTTAAGGAGCATGAGCGAAAGGGTAGATACAGCCCACAAAAGCTTCAGGAGTGGAAGAGCGCACTCCACGTTGTCTCATTTTACCATGGCGAAATCATTAATACTAATGAGTAAGTACCACACATTCAGCCTCTCTATCTTTAAAAAAATGCTGTTTTTTTCTCATCTATGTAATTTGATTTTGGCATAATCACCTGTTAGTGTTttgattttttaaagtttttaCCTGGTCAGAGATGAGATGAGGCTGCGGAAGAATATTGTGAGTCGTGTTTTGAAGGAAAAAAATATTAATGTCCCATTAGTGGTTGCAAAATATCCAGTTGGCCTAAAAGAAATAGTGGAAGATTTTAAGGCGAATACACTTCTATCTGCCCATGCTAATCAGGATGTACAAATTGTAGGAATTTGGGGCATGGGTGGTTCTGGCAAAACCACCCTGACCAAAGAGTTATACAATGAAATATCTTCTTCAATGGATAGGTCGAGTTTTGTGTTTAATATTCGAGATGCTGCAAGCAAAGGTCTATTGCATGATAAGCAGAAAAAACTACTCAACGATCTTGGCATCCAAGGTCTATCAATTGACAATATTGAGGAAGGTATGCAAATTCTATCAAGGGGTTTGAGATCTATCAAGGTATTGATCATTCTTGATGATGTGGATAATGTGGAACAGTTGGATGCTCTTTTGCCCACAAAAGACAGTATTGAAAGGGGTAGTCTCATCATTGTTACCACACGGACATTTGAAATCTTTAAATCTTGGGATATCTCTTCTATTTATAAAATGAGACCATTAAATCTATTATATGCAAAGCAGCTTTTTTGTTGGCActcttttttaaatttttgtcCCCTTGTTGGATTTGAGGAGCTTGTAGAAAAGTTTTTAAAGATGTGTAATGGATTACCTTTGTCCCTCAAGGTATTCGGAGCACAGCTGAATGGTGAATCTAGCAAAGAGTATTGGGAATCACAGTTAAATGAGATTTCAAGAATAGTGCCTAATGATATCAAGCAGAAGCTCAAAATAAGTTATTATGCTCTTAATGACGAAGAAAAAGAGATGTTCTCTGATACTGCATGTTTCTTCATTGGAGAAGAGAGTAGCTTGGCAATTGAAGTATGGAATGGATTGGGGTGGAGTGGTCAGCAAAATTGGGAAAGGCTCCTTCATAAGTGTTTGGTTGAGCTTGATGATAATAATTTTATCACAATGCATGACCATTTAAGAGATGTGGGAAGGGACATTGCAAATAAACAATCACCTTACAGACTTTGGATTCCTCACCAAATTATTAATATTCAGAAACAAAAAAAGGTAAATTTGagttaatgtatttttttattaccTTGcttaacaaattttttttttttttttttattataataccATTCATTACAAAACAAACCTTTTTATTATACATAAATGTTTTAGTCCATAAAATTTTACTAATTttacaattaaatagttgttgaagaAACATTTAGATAGCTAGACCTATTTAACAATAACCTAAACAACTTACCAATTTAGTCAAATAATATGTTTGATCAAATAACAAATTTATTTTCTTCTATATTCTAGTTTATCATCTTATACTTTTTCCCTCTTCAGAAAAAAATAGGCATTCAAGGAATAATTGCCACCACAAGTCAAATGGAGTGGAGAATTAAATGGGTTTGTCTTCCacatcttttcttttcttcctataatTTTAATAATTTGTAGAAATTTATAGTTTTATGTTtcgttttttatttttaatattttttttttttttctattcagGGCGAATTGGCGTCCTTCCCAAGGATAGTCGAAAACTCTGATGATGCTGATGAGTTTCAGGTTCGCTGCTCGGACGGGGAACTCATGGTTAACACAACTGGAGGAATTTGGTTTCTCGCACCCAAATTAGTTGGACTAAAATATTTTGTGATTACTGGAGATTATTTTAATCAACTAATGGGTGAAGTATCAAGAGAACTAGTCTGGCTTCGTTGGTTCGAAATTGAGCACCGAAACCTTTCGTGGGGGCTTTCATTGAAAAAGTTGAGGGTTTTAGAACTCCATGAAAGCTATGATCATGAAAGGAAACATCACTTGGAAGAGCTGTGGGAAGAAAGTAACGCCGAGGTAAGTAACATCCATTTAACCTGTTTTAAATCCATATTTCAATCCTATTATAATTGTAGTATGCTTAACGTTTCTCTACTCGAAAATCTGCTACAGGTCCCTGTGCAGTTAAGGCAGTTGCTTATTTCTCATTGCTACAGATTTCAGGGTTTTCCAAAGTCAATAGGACTTCTAAATCATTTGAAAAAGATCGTAATCATTAATTGCGGCAATGTTAGGAGTCTCCCAGATGAATTTTGCTTTCTCCGATCGCTGGAACACCTGGTGTTCAGGGAGTGTTACGGGCTATCATCACTACCGAGCAATTTTGGCAATTTGAGCAATCTGCGGCATCTAGGTTTTTGGCATTGCTTTCAGTTGAAAGGGTTTCCAGTTTCTTTTAAAAACCTGATGCTTCTGGAACATCTCAATTTAGGGTACTGTGAGGACCTCACATTCACGTCAGAGGACTTAAACTTTCTGGAAAACATATCAAAGCTCGAGTATTTGAACCTTTCTCATTGCAAACGACTGGAAGAGTTGCCCCATCATATCACAAACCAGACGTCCTTGAGAATGCTTGATTTCAGCAATACCAAGTTAAGGGTGCTACCTGAAAACATCGGTCAACTCAGTAGACTGAGAGATGACGATATCAGAAGTGTTGTTGACAAGCTTGCCGACCTCTTTTGGAGATTTGTCTTCGTTGACAAATCTTGAAATTAGAATTTGTTCTAAGCTGGAATGTCTACCTGGCTCTCTTGGAAATTTATCTTGCTTGACCAATCTCAAGATTGGAAATTGTTCTAACTTGAAATGTCTACCTGACTCTCTTGGAGATTTGTCTTGCTTGATCAATCTTGAAATTATGGACTGTCCTAAGGTGAAACGTCTACCTGACTCTCTTGCAGATTTGTCTTCCTTGACAAATCTGCTTATTAATAATGGCTCTACGCTGGAATGTCTACCTGACTCTATTGGAGATTTGTCTTCCTTGACATTTCTTGAAATTAGTTGTTCTCAGTTGGAACGTCTACCTGACTCTCTTGGAGATTTGTCTTCCTTAGACAAATCTTGAAATTGGTGGGTGCCATATGCTGGAAAGCCTACCTGACACTCTTGGAgatctgtcttccttgatgaatcTTGAAATTAGATGTTGTAATAAGCTGGAATGTCTACCAGACTCTCTTCGAgttctgtcttccttgatgaaattTGAAATTAGTTGGTGTCCCAAGCTAGAATGTCTAGGAGTGAAATCTCTATCAAAATCTATTAGGCAACTTAGTATATACAATAGTCTAATCAGCAAATTGGATTTGGGGGCGGCATCATTACCTCATAAATTGAGCAACCTGAAGGAGATACATCTATGTAAAACAAAAGTGAGCAAAATTTCATTTTCTGAAGATTGTTGTCCCCACTTGGAGAGCCTCCATATTTCCGAGAATCATCTTTTAAAGGAGATCGAAGCGCTGCCAAGCACCCTCCTGTCAATATATTTAAAAAACTCTGGAATGTTGAGGAACATTGCTAGTTTTTCAGGATTAAGTTTTCTGAGAGAATTTGATCTAAAAGGTTGCTACGGACTTGATAAAATCGAAGGTATGGAAAATTGCACGAGATTGGAAGAATTGAGGGTTGAGACATTCTGGGAGGTGTCGGGAATTGAAAGATTGGAACACATGCAGAATTTGAAGCGGGTGGAACTCAGAGCAGAGGAGGGATCATTTATTGAACGTTGTATTCGAATGATACAGGTGATAATAGATTGTAGGAGTaaaaatttctagttatttttatcTGATTGCGTATTGACTGAATGTTGTTAAAGGAATTTGCAGAAATGGCCAGATGAAATAATGATATGTGCACCGGCAATCGCTGATGCGGCCTCACTTGTACACTCATTACTCTCTCCCAGTCTCGTGATCCTTGCGTCCATCTCTAACCAGCATATTATATCCAAGCCACGGTTTTGGCTGGAAGAGCCCTACGATGATGACTACATCGGTACAAAGCCGCCCAATCCTAAGCTAGATATAGAGCTGATGAGTCCCTCCAGTTGTGGTTCcattatgttttgttttgttataGATTGTGTTTCCGTTTCTTCAGAATTGACAGTACGGGTTGGGCTTATTGCCAGTTTTCCAAAGTTCGCAGTTTATTGCCACTTTTCCAAAGTTAATAATGTTGTTGCGAGCTAGTAATTTCTTAGCCAATTATTCAGTTGTAATTAtgtaaattaatcaaattttatGTGCAAAATTAATATTATGTTTTACAGTTTTATTTAAGgccattttatttatatatttgattaaaaaaattaaacttggCAAAGATGATCTCCACCACAACAACCCCAATGCTGTAGACACAGACTTTTCAGTGATCTGGAAGCAATCATAATACTCTTCGCTGGTACAGATCGCCCGTGTTCAAGTTTACCCAGATAGACTGCGCCGCCTCCAAAGCAATCTACGGTAGAATGCATAGATGGAGATAATTTCATTTGAAATATGAAATCGAAGTGTAAAGGAAAACGGAATCCTTCacctaaataaatcaaaattagtGAAGATTTTATGCCCGGGGATGCTCACCTAGAATAATAGTCTTGGTTTGGGACTTGCGTTCGCTGCCCCACACACGCCTTGTGATCAATGTTTTACAAAATAATATTGAGGTAAAAAGTAATTAAATTTCTAATATTGATTCTTAAAGTTTAAGGttttaacttttgttttttgaatttattagaaaGGGAATCATATTATTAGTTTTTATCAAGGTCGTTAATCCAATTTTAGTTTTCTATTCATTTATTCAAttattacaaataaataaaattgttgaaCAAAATTTCTATaatctatatttaatttttattaaaatgaTTGTAAAACTTTAATCTTATTTTTTCTTATTGATCCATGCAAGtatgaaattcaaattttctaGAAAAAATAGACAACTTATGGCATCATATTTAATGTACTTTCTTCTCTATGTAAAGGAAAAAGTAGGCAAGATGGATTTCTCACGTTTAATTAGTCAATAGGCGTTTATTGTGGACTTGCTAGTCAACAATTTGTCGTCGAACCTATCTTATTCTTCAAAAAATTCTTTGTCTATCATTAAACCATTTTCAGATACAACTTCCAAGTGCTAAAACCTTTGTCAAACAAATTTTGGGCGATCATTATTTTTTTCACATTAAGATTGTTATCATTCCATAAAAAATCTTTTTACTAGGAGATATGGCAATAAGATTGTTTATGTTACTGGAACGTATTTCCCTCTTATTTTCTTAGAAGTGGTATGAGTGGATAGTCTTCAAAAATTTTGGATTAATTACAGCCAATATCTATTTTAAGAATGGCTTGTTTATTAATCAATATGTCAAAAAGCTCATGTAAAAAATGTTGCTAAGGTGGTTCAATTTGTAGAGTATAATTTACTTTATATCGTTTAATTATTGAAAagacaatgataacatttattTGACTTTCCCATCAATGT contains:
- the LOC131042218 gene encoding disease resistance protein RPV1-like encodes the protein MASTSKASTSDTGSKGAFDGIAPSASISASKRTQKPCYDVFINHRGPDVKHTLATALYSILSGISLSVFLDSQESEYGDFLPRTIEAAMTSALIHIAIFSKGYADSPRCLAELSFMLKSGATIIPIFYHVDPGTDLRRVDKGKGMYVQAFKEHERKGRYSPQKLQEWKSALHVVSFYHGEIINTNEDEMRLRKNIVSRVLKEKNINVPLVVAKYPVGLKEIVEDFKANTLLSAHANQDVQIVGIWGMGGSGKTTLTKELYNEISSSMDRSSFVFNIRDAASKGLLHDKQKKLLNDLGIQGLSIDNIEEGMQILSRGLRSIKVLIILDDVDNVEQLDALLPTKDSIERGSLIIVTTRTFEIFKSWDISSIYKMRPLNLLYAKQLFCWHSFLNFCPLVGFEELVEKFLKMCNGLPLSLKVFGAQLNGESSKEYWESQLNEISRIVPNDIKQKLKISYYALNDEEKEMFSDTACFFIGEESSLAIEVWNGLGWSGQQNWERLLHKCLVELDDNNFITMHDHLRDVGRDIANKQSPYRLWIPHQIINIQKQKKKKIGIQGIIATTSQMEWRIKWGELASFPRIVENSDDADEFQVRCSDGELMVNTTGGIWFLAPKLVGLKYFVITGDYFNQLMGEVSRELVWLRWFEIEHRNLSWGLSLKKLRVLELHESYDHERKHHLEELWEESNAEVPVQLRQLLISHCYRFQGFPKSIGLLNHLKKIVIINCGNVRSLPDEFCFLRSLEHLVFRECYGLSSLPSNFGNLSNLRHLGFWHCFQLKGFPVSFKNLMLLEHLNLGYCEDLTFTSEDLNFLENISKLEYLNLSHCKRLEELPHHITNQTSLRMLDFSNTKLRVLPENIGQLSRLRDDDIRSVVDKLADLFWRFVFVDKS